The Methanobrevibacter oralis genome contains the following window.
TGCAAAAATCAAAATTTTAGATAAAAATTACAATAATTTAAATAATGGTAAAGATATATACTAAGTTAGAAACATTAAATATAGTTTAATATAAATGTTTTTAGGGATTTATGTGAGTTTTTCGGTACTCATTTGTTCTCACTAAATCCCGCCAACTATAAAGAAAGGAATTTCTTTAAAGTTGTAAAAGTGGTTTTATGTGCCACGTAAATTCTTTAAATAAGAGTTTGTGTATTTGTCAAGGAGGGGGAAATGAATTTCTCCCTTGTTAATATTAATTTTTATATTATTAAATTCAAACTAAAAGTATGAAATCATTTAAAATTTTAGATGAATTAAATAAATTATCCCTTAAAGAGGAAATTTCAAAAAAAGAGCTAATTACAATTTTGAAAAAATATGCTCGAAATATTTCCCCCTATGATTTAATGTTAGCAACAGCCCGTATGAGAAAAGACGGAGAATATGTCCAAAAGCAATATCGTGAAAAATTTTTAAAAATCTATATTGAAAACTTCTTAATGCGCATGAAAGAAGTACTGGATAATGATGATGAATTAAAGGGGAATATTGATAAAAATAAATTCATTAACTCATTTCCACTACTTAAAACCACTTTTGAAAAAGAAAGAAGTGAAACTTACAATGTGGATGATGATAAATTCCCCCTAATATATGTAATAACATCACTTTACACTACATTCATTCTAAATGAACCAATTCATCCCGTAGGAAGCGAATTTCCAGGTAGTTTAAAAGTTGAAAATAGAAAAGGCACATACTACTGCCCTGTCAAAGACAATCAAAAAGACAATGAACATGCAATCTGCCATTTGTGCCTAGCAGAGCA
Protein-coding sequences here:
- a CDS encoding DUF2115 domain-containing protein — translated: MKSFKILDELNKLSLKEEISKKELITILKKYARNISPYDLMLATARMRKDGEYVQKQYREKFLKIYIENFLMRMKEVLDNDDELKGNIDKNKFINSFPLLKTTFEKERSETYNVDDDKFPLIYVITSLYTTFILNEPIHPVGSEFPGSLKVENRKGTYYCPVKDNQKDNEHAICHLCLAEQTPDI